The Zingiber officinale cultivar Zhangliang chromosome 10A, Zo_v1.1, whole genome shotgun sequence genome contains a region encoding:
- the LOC122027947 gene encoding transcription factor MYB88-like, with amino-acid sequence MFGNRWTEIAKVVSGRTDNAVKNRFSTLCKKRAKFEASSKENSVPSLDPSNKRVLVEEPSIAILIGEPSTSNKQMGYHISPLKETIEAHRRSLGEHGPAQHLQRPPLLEVQNFDTVNQSSASNKVSQATFLGRDDPKLTALLQQAELLTTLSKKVNAENTNQSLDEAWKELQEYLIQTEDSGLLRKRIANFVIR; translated from the exons ATGTTTGGCAACAGATGGACAGAGATTGCAAAGGTTGTATCAGGAAG AACAGATAACGCTGTAAAGAACCGCTTCTCCACCCTCTGCAAGAAAAGGGCAAAATTTGAGGCTTCATCCAAGGAGAATAGTGTTCCATCTTTGGACCCAAGCAATAAGAGGGTTCTTGTTGAAGAACCATCTATAGCAATACTAATAGGGGAACCATCGACATCAAATAAGCAGATGGG GTATCACATCTCTCCTCTCAAAGAGACAATTGAAGCACATAGGAGATCTCTTGGGGAACATGGTCCAGCTCAACATCTGCAAAGGCCACCTCTATTAGAAGTTCAAAACTTTGACACAGTTAATCAGTCATCAG CTTCCAATAAGGTTAGTCAAGCAACTTTCCTTGGGAGAGATGACCCAAAACTAACTGCCTTGTTGCAACAAGCTGAATTGCTGACTACCCTTTCCAAGAAGGTTAATGCAGAAAATACCAACCAAAGTCTTGATGAGGCTTGGAAG GAGCTTCAAGAGTACTTGATTCAAACTGAAGACAGTGGGCTACTAAGAAAAAGAATTGCTAATTTTGTAATCAGGTAA